Proteins encoded together in one Miscanthus floridulus cultivar M001 chromosome 16, ASM1932011v1, whole genome shotgun sequence window:
- the LOC136511400 gene encoding uncharacterized protein produces MGQQEGLQMVLNALGPFLVTMLEARVSADGGATKELGSVMTLAVLSDGELTLVRSSKQNVGVTDVDSLEKAEKRVAIKNLEENEEVEKRMKPSNLLITHDNEIDSEEDEIDPDTSTISRLYGDLTEEVMDDNSVGLDGVLVDVPIKVAKSKKKKKLLNKNVAAKKNCFNERSASTENPNQLAECGMASPILAERTAQQPVVEEPVEEIPPEPQQTSGQTSVPEPPVEKTVEQSTSAPSTNPAEASTLAPREPDQAKE; encoded by the exons ATGGGGCAGCAGGAGGGATTGCAGATGGTGCTCAACGCCTTGGGGCCCTTTCTTGTCACCATGTTAGAAGCCAGAGTCTCAGCTGATGGTGGGGCAACAAAAGAATTGGGGAGTGTCATGACATTGGCGGTTCTATCAGATGGTGAGCTTACCCTAGTGCGGAGCAGCAAGCAGAATGTGGGCGTGACTGATGTTGACTCTCTTGAGAAAGCAGAAAAAAGGGTTGCCATCAAGAACCTTGAGGAAAATGAAG AGGTAGAAAAAAGGATGAAACCTTCTAATCTCTTAATTACACATGACAATGAAATTGATTCTGAGGAAGATGAGATTGATCCTGACACCTCCACTATTAGTCGACTCTATGGTGACTTGACGGAGGAGGTGATGGACGATAATAGTGTGGGCCTTGATGGAGTACTTGTTGATGTACCCATCAAGGTGGCAAAGagtaagaagaaaaagaaactcCTCAATAAGAATGTAGCTGCAAAGAAAAATTGTTTCAATGAAAG gtcggcgtccaccgaaaatcccaacCAGCTAGCCGAGTGTGGCATGGCTTCGCCAATACTGGCGGAAAGAACTGCTCAGCAGCCGgttgtggaggaacctgtagaagaaattccaccggaacctcagcagacgagcggccagacatCAGTCCCTGAGCCGCCGGTCGAGAAGACAGtcgagcaaagtacaagtgctccaagcactaaccctgctgaagcaagtaccttggcgccaagggaaccagaccaagctAAGGAGTAG